A stretch of Episyrphus balteatus chromosome 2, idEpiBalt1.1, whole genome shotgun sequence DNA encodes these proteins:
- the LOC129912790 gene encoding cuticle protein 7 — MAFFKSFVCLAIMGAASAGILHGGAGLGHGLGHGGAVYASAPVAYAHAPVAYAGHDHDNVDYYSHPKYSYNYGVSDAHTGDVKSQHEVRDGDVVKGSYSLVEPDGSVRTVDYTADDHNGFNAVVTKSGPSVHAAPAPVIAHAAPVYHAAAPIVAAPAHYGSVAHHVPNAYGHSAYGGHGAVAHY, encoded by the exons atggcTTTCTTCAAA tccTTTGTTTGCTTGGCTATCATGGGCGCTGCATCAGCTGGTATCTTGCACGGTGGTGCTGGATTAGGACATGGATTAGGACATGGTGGTGCAGTTTATGCTAGTGCACCAGTTGCTTATGCTCATGCACCCGTTGCATATGCTGGACATGATCATGATAATGTGGATTATTAT TCACACCCAAAATACTCATACAACTATGGAGTATCTGATGCCCACACTGGAGATGTTAAGTCCCAGCACGAAGTTCGTGATGGTGATGTAGTGAAGGGATCATACTCCTTGGTTGAACCCGATGGTTCAGTGCGCACCGTTGACTACACTGCCGATGATCACAATGGCTTCAACGCAGTCGTCACCAAGAGTGGACCAAGTGTGCATGCTGCCCCAGCTCCAGTTATCGCTCATGCCGCTCCAGTCTACCATGCTGCCGCTCCCATTGTTGCTGCTCCAGCTCATTACGGATCAGTCGCTCACCATGTTCCAAATGCTTACGGACACTCTGCCTATGGTGGTCATGGTGCTGTTGCCCATTACTAA